Proteins encoded within one genomic window of Ctenopharyngodon idella isolate HZGC_01 chromosome 6, HZGC01, whole genome shotgun sequence:
- the vps16 gene encoding vacuolar protein sorting-associated protein 16 homolog gives MAFVTANWNPLGEAFYRKIELYEMGWNLKDGLRDCLVAAAPYGGPIALLKGHSRRSPSARPQLEIYSSSGLSLASFQWKSGVVKQLGWTVSDDLLCVQEDGTVLVYDLFGGFKRHFSMGNEVSQSQVLETKIFHSPYGTGVAILTGALRFTLATNIDDIKLRRLPEIPGLQGVPSCWAVLTQDRQCKVLVANESHLFILDNTACTPVTPPGLSPDASSIVHICVSFSYKYLALLTDSGHVWMGTSNLKEKLSEVDTKIKTPPKQMAWCRRPKSQQPSAVVMWDGLLLVVGECKETIKYHLDDESILVPELDGVRIISGTHHELLQEVPGACEEIFKIASMAPGALLLEAHKEYEKESQKADEYLREIKEQSLLSEAVRQCVEAAGHEHEPETQKTLLRAASFGKCFLSNFPPEQFVSMCRDLRVLNAVRDYTVGIPLTHTQFKQMTVQVLIDRLVYRKLYPLAIEVCRYLKTPEYQGVSRVLKHWACYKVQQKEESDEVIAKSVSVKLADAAGISYSEIATKAYESGRTELAIKLLEFEPRSGEQVPLLLKMKKSPLALSKAIESGDTDLVYTVVMYLKNELNRGDFFMMLRNQPVALSLYRQFCKHQEQETLKDLFNQDDDHEELGNFYVKASYKEQRLEARIGLLQSAVDEYYKAKNEFSAKATEDEMRLLRFQRKLEEEKGEPLVGFSLHDTMTMLLSVGLHKHAEQLYKDFKVPDKRFWWLKLKALAEKEDWEELEKFAKSKKSPIGYLPFVEMCIKHHNKYEAKKYVSKVTPEQKVKAHLAVGDVEGAAEAAIERRNESEISTVLSRCSATTDHILVERLNRAKATAAKK, from the exons AAAGATTGAATTGTATGAGATGGGCTGGAATCTGAAAGATGGTCTGAGAGACTGTCTGGTCGCTGCAGCGCCATATGGGGGTCCCATCG CTCTCCTAAAGGGGCACAGCCGCCGCTCTCCCAGTGCCAGACCTCAGTTAGAAATCTACTCTTCCTCAGGACTGTCTCTGGCCAGTTTTCAA TGGAAGAGTGGAGTGGTGAAGCAGTTGGGTTGGACGGTGTCTGATGACCTACTGTGTGTTCAGGAGGATGGCACTGTGCTTGTCTATGATCTCTTTGGTGGCTTCAAGAGACACTTCAGCATGGGCAAT GAAGTTTCTCAGAGTCAGGTGCTGGAGACCAAGATTTTCCATTCGCCATACGGGACAGGAGTTGCCATATTGACAGGTGCCTTGCGATTCACTTTGGCCACGAACATTGATGACATAAAACTGAGGCGGTTACCTGAAATTCCAG gTCTACAGGGGGTTCCTTCATGCTGGGCAGTCCTGACTCAGGACAGGCAATGTAAAGTGCTGGTGGCCAATGAATCTCATCTGTTCATCTTAGACAATACAGCCTGCACACCTGTG actcCTCCAGGTCTCTCTCCAGACGCATCCAGTATAGTTCACATATGTGTCTCATTCAGTTATAAGTATCTGGCACTGCTCACTGACTCTGGTCATGTGTGGATGGGTACGTCTAATCTAAAG GAGAAACTCAGCGAGGTGGACACCAAAATCAAAACTCCCCCCAAACAGATGGCCTG GTGTCGCAGGCCCAAGAGTCAGCAGCCGTCGGCTGTGGTCATGTGGGATGGGCTTCTCCTAGTGGTGGGAGAGTGTAAAGAAACAATTAAGTACCACCTGGACGACGAATCGATTCTCGTGCCAGAACTGGACGGTGTCCGGATCATCAGTGGAACGCACcatgagcttctgcaagaggttCCAG GTGCGTGTGAGGAGATCTTTAAAATTGCCTCAATGGCTCCTGGAGCATTACTGCTGGAGGCACATAAAGAATATGAG AAAGAGAGTCAGAAGGCAGATGAGTATCTGAGAGAGATTAAAGAACAGAGTCTGCTGAGCGAGGCAGTGAGGCAGTGTGTGGAGGCCGCTGGACATGAGCATGAACCCGAGACTCAGAAAACTCTCCTGAGG GCGGCCTCATTTGGGAAGTGCTTTTTGAGTAATTTTCCTCCAGAGCAGTTTGTCAGCATGTGTAGAGACCTGCGGGTGTTGAATGCAGTACGAGACTATACCGTCGGCATTCCTCTTACCCACACTCAATTCAAACAGATGACCGTACAGGTGCTTATCGACAG aCTGGTGTATCGTAAACTTTATCCACTGGCTATTGAGGTTTGCCGCTATCTAAAGACTCCAGAATATCAGGGAGTGAGCCGAGTACTCAAACACTGGGCCTGCTAcaag gTCCAGCAGAAGGAGGAATCAGATGAAGTCATAGCAAAATCTGTGAGTGTGAAGCTAGCTGATGCCGCAGGAATCTCCTACTCTGAAATCGCCACTAAAGCATATGAGAGTGGACGCACAGAGCTCGCCATTAAG TTGTTGGAGTTTGAGCCTCGCTCTGGTGAGCAGGTCCCACTGTTGTTAAAAATGAAGAAGAGTCCTCTGGCTTTGAGCAAAGCCATCGAGAGTGGAGACACAGACCTCG TGTACACAGTGGTCATGTACCTGAAGAATGAGCTGAACAGAGGAGACTTCTTCATGATGTTGAGGAACCAACCTGTGGCTCTGAGCCTCTACAGACAG TTCTGTAAACATCAAGAACAGGAAACACTGAAAGATCTTTTCAATCAAGATGATGATCATGAAGAACTTGGCAATTTCTATGTAAAGGCCAGTTATAAAGAGCAG AGACTGGAAGCTCGGATTGGTCTTTTACAAAGTGCCGTGGACGAGTACTACAAAGCCAAGAATGAATTTTCTGCCAAG GCCACAGAAGATGAGATGCGTCTGCTGCGGTTTCAGAGGAAGCTAGAGGAAGAGAAGGGTGAGCCGCTTGTGGGATTCTCTCTTCATGACACCATGACCATGCTGCTGTCAGTGGGACTGCACAAACACGCCGAACAACTTTACAAAGACTTCAAAGTGCCCGACAAGAG GTTCTGGTGGCTGAAGTTGAAGGCTCTGGCTGAGAAGGAGGACTGGGAAGAGCTGGAGAAATTTGCCAAAAGCAAAAAGTCTCCTATTGGATATCTG CCATTTGTTGAAATGTGCATTAAACACCATAACAAATATGAAGCCAAGAAATATGTCTCTAAAGTCACACCTGAGCAGAAGGTCAAAGCTCACCTCGCAGTGGG ggaTGTGGAAGGCGCCGCAGAGGCTGCCATCGAGAGGCGTAATGAATCCGAGATCAGTACTGTTCTGTCACGCTGTTCAGCCACCACTGATCATATTCTGGTGGAGCGCCTCAACCGTGCTAAAGCCACTGCTGCCAAAAAGTGA
- the rgn gene encoding regucalcin, whose translation MSSIKVECVIKEKNEIGESPVWEEKDSSLLYVDIMGRRISRWNSLTSQIESIATEKLVGSVVPRQAGGYVIAEGTRFAFVDWVKRSITAVADVNDKEKPNTRFNDGKVDPAGRFFAGTMCLDVKPDVMDAALYTLHPDHSVVQHFNQVRISNGLDWSLDHRIFYYIDSLAFMVEAFDYNIQTGGLSNRRMVYKMEKDEGIPDGMCIDTEGKLWVACFNGGRVLRIDPQTGTRLQTVKLPAEKTTSCCFGGKDYSDLYVTSAYTGMDSESLAKEPEAGCIFKVSGLGAKGIPPYSYTG comes from the exons ATGTCTTCCATAAAAGTCGAATGTGTTATCAAAGAAAAGAACGAAATTGGTGAGAGCCCAGTCTGGGAGGAGAAGGACTCCTCTTTGTTGTACGTTGATATTATGGGTCGAAGGATCAGTCGGTGGAACTCTCTGACCAGTCAAATAGAGAGTATTGCCACAG AGAAACTTGTAGGTTCTGTGGTTCCACGGCAGGCAGGTGGTTACGTCATCGCGGAGGGAACTCGGTTTGCATTTGTTGACTGGGTAAAGCGTTCAATTACAGCTGTTGCCGATGTCAATGACAAGGAAAAACCAAACACCCGCTTCAATGATGGAAAAGTAGATCCAGCTGGCAGGTTTTTTGCAG GTACCATGTGTTTGGACGTGAAGCCTGACGTGATGGATGCGGCGCTGTACACCCTCCATCCTGACCACTCTGTTGTCCAGCATTTTAACCAAGTGCGCATCTCCAATGGTTTGGACTGGTCACTGGATCACCGCATCTTCTATTACATCGACAGTCTGGCATTCATGGTGGAGGCCTTCGATTACAACATCCAGACTGGAGGGCTAT cTAACCGCAGAATGGTTTACAAGATGGAGAAAGATGAAGGCATACCAGACGGGATGTGCATAGACACAGAGGGCAAACTGTGGGTTGCCTGCTTCAATGGAGGAAGAGTGCTGCGTATCGACCCACAAACAG GCACACGGCTGCAGACAGTGAAACTACCAGCTGAGAAAACCACCTCATGCTGTTTTGGAGGGAAGGACTACAGTGATCTCTATGTCACCTCAGCGTATACAGGCATGGATTCAGAGTCACTGGCTAAGGAACCTGAGGCCGGCTGCATATTTAAG GTGTCTGGTTTAGGAGCGAAGGGCATCCCACCATATTCATACACTGGatga
- the zgc:112023 gene encoding PI-PLC X domain-containing protein 1, whose product MEDEEICISRCCSDWMSEMSAGFWDIPLWNLAIPGSHDTMTYCLDQQSSVLKSEPKVLQVLAALFPCIVRPCIIKWATTQEDSISNQLDLGIRFLDLRIAHKIKDPNKVFYFAHGIYSLLTVKEALTEVAHWLDQHIKEVVIIALSAFDGMNLDQHRDLIQFLISTFNNKMCPNHVTPSLQECWNHSYQVILSYDDSAASGHEELWPRCEYWWANTSDPNRVVSYLEERKEEGRPDRFFAAGLNLTEDARYILCHPCQSLQSMTLSSYSLLLNWVKQQRPGSGKTCLNIICADFVGVFSNEFTQLVIGLNQKLLK is encoded by the exons ATGGAGGATGAAGAAATATGCATCTCCAGATGTTGTTCAGACTGGATGTCCGAGATGTCCGCGGGTTTTTGGGACATCCCGCTGTGGAATCTCGCTATACCCG GAAGTCATGACACCATGACTTACTGTTTAGATCAGCAGTCCTCAGTGCTGAAGTCTGAGCCGAAGGTGCTGCAAGTGTTAGCCGCTTTATTTCCCTGTATCGTTCGGCCATGTATAATCAAATGGGCAACAACACAG GAGGACAGCATCTCTAACCAGCTGGATTTAGGCATTCGGTTTCTTGATCTCAGAATAGCTCATAAGATAAAAGACCCTAATAAAGTTTTCTACTTTGCACATGGGATCTACTCTCTTCTGACAGTGAAG GAAGCGCTCACAGAAGTTGCTCACTGGTTAGACCAGCACATCAAGGAAGTGGTCATCATTGCACTTTCTGCCTTTGATGGAATGAACCTGGATCAACACAGAGACCTCATTCAATTCCTCATAAGCACTTTTAACAATAAAATGTGTCCAAATCAT gTCACACCCTCACTGCAGGAGTGTTGGAATCACAGTTATCAGGTTATTCTGTCATATGATGACTCAGCTGCGTCTGGACACGAGGAACTGTGGCCCCGGTGTGAATATTGGTGGGCAAACACATCAGATCCAAACCGTGTTGTATCCTACCTAGAGGAGAGGAAAGAGGAAGGGAGACCAG ataGGTTTTTTGCTGCTGGTCTGAACCTAACCGAGGATGCCAGGTATATACTTTGTCATCCATGCCAGTCATTGCAAAGCATGACCCTGAGCTCCTATAGTCtgcttttgaactgggtcaagCAGCAGCGTCCAGGCTCCGGCAAAACATGCTTGAACATCATCTGTGCAGATTTTGTGGGGGTTTTCAGTAATGAATTCACCCAGCTGGTTATTGGACTCAATCAAAAACTCTTAAAATAG
- the sft2d2b gene encoding SFT2 domain containing 2b has protein sequence MDKLKKVLSGQDDTDDLNVLQAANEASTLGWGTRVKGFIACFVAGVLCSVLGTCLLWVPKSGLTLFAVFYSLGNIASILSTMFLMGPLKQLKRMCDKTRALATGIMITCLVLTFCAAFWWKNKGLALLFCVLQFLAFAWYSLSFIPFARDAIIKLFSACFK, from the exons ATGGACAAATTAAAGAAAGTTTTGAGTGGCCAAGATGACACTGACGACCTCAACGTACTGCAG GCAGCGAATGAAGCATCAACACTGGGATGGGGCACGCGCGTCAAGGGGTTCATCGCGTGCTTTGTGGCGGGCGTCTTGTGTTCAGTTTTG GGGACATGCTTGCTCTGGGTTCCGAAAAGTGGACTGACACTCTTTGCAGTGTTTTACAGTTTAGGTAATATTGCTTCTATTTTAAG CACTATGTTCTTAATGGGTCCATTAAAGCAACTCAAGAGGATGTGTGACAAGACTAGAGCTCTGGCAACTGGCATTATGATT acaTGCCTGGTGCTAACCTTCTGTGCTGCTTTTTGG tggAAGAACAAAGGCCTTGCTCTCCTGTTCTGTGTCCTCCAGTTTTTGGCTTTTGCATG GTATAGCTTATCCTTCATTCCATTTGCAAG gGATGCAATTATTAAGTTGTTCTCCGCGTGCTTCAAGTGA